Proteins from a single region of Sebastes umbrosus isolate fSebUmb1 chromosome 8, fSebUmb1.pri, whole genome shotgun sequence:
- the LOC119492636 gene encoding zinc finger protein 121-like: MSSVESLREFVNERLTAAAEEIFRGFEKTIFEYEEEIDRQRKLLDVVLNPEIKITRIELPQQHVCKEEEVLADQQLCIQERNSSLDEEDPEPPQIKEEEEELCTSQEGEQLELKQETETFMLTYTDKESDHSEDQTLYFNPDKSQSVAETELPPSMCISWLKDESDCENPEESESNSDHQLLSHNSHVAESQDQKEGKHGDSGSTSNEELKPKKQNRSYSSNVHNSNLSEIHSNTHTGKKYFKCDTCGKAFKYELRLQRHLGVHTGEKPYLCKTCGKRFCSMQAVKRHMTVHTGEKPYLCKICGKRFGYMSTLKTHIGIHTGEKSYSCKTCDKDFRLSGDLKVHMRTHTGEKPYVCQICGKAFCDISAWKRHVRVHTGEKPYLCKTCGKRFGYMSTLKTHIRIHTGEKSFSCKTCGRAFRNNGDLTVHMRTHTGEKPYTCKTCGRAFRQSGYLTVHMRTHTGEML, translated from the exons ATGTCTTCAGTTGAGTCTTTGAGAGAGTTTGTCAACGAGCgactaactgctgctgctgaagaaatATTCAGAGGTTTTGAAAAGACTATCTTCGAGTACGAGGAAGAGATCGATCGTCAGCGCAAACTGTTGGATGTCGTTTTGAATCCTGAAATAAAGATAACCAGGATAG agctcccacagcaacatgtctgtaaggaggaggaggttctcgctgaccagcagctctgtaTTCAGGAGAGGAACTCCAGTCTGGACGAAGAGGACCCAGAGCCTCCACAGattaaagaggaagaggaggaactctgcaccagtcaggagggagagcagcttgaACTGAAGCAGGAGACTGAGACCTTTATGTTGACTTATACTGATAAGGAAAGTGATCACAGTGAAGATCAGACTTTGTACTTTAATCCTGACAAAAGTCAGAGTGTAGCAGAGACAGAGCTTCCACCTAGCATGTGTATCAGTTGGCTAAAAGACGAATCTGACTGTGAAAATCCTGAAGAATCAGAATCAAACAGTGACCACCAGCTCCTCTCTCACAACTCTCATGTAGCTGAGAGCCAAGATCAGAAAGAAGGCAAACATGGAGACTCAGGATCAACTAGTAATGAAGAGCTGAAGccaaagaaacaaaacagaagtTACAGTAGCAATGTACATAACTCTAACTTGTCAGAGATTCACAGTAATACTCACACAggtaaaaaatatttcaaatgtgACACGTGTGGGAAAGCTTTTAAGTATGAGTTAAGATTGCAGAGACACCTGGGCGTCCACACGGGTGAGAAGCCGTACCTTTGCAAGACGTGCGGGAAAAGATTCTGTTCCATGCAAGCAGTGAAAAGGCATATGACagtccacacaggtgagaagccataCCTCTGCAAGATCTGCGGGAAAAGATTTGGTTACATGTCTACACTGAAAACTCATATAGgaatccacacaggtgagaagtcGTATTCATGCAAAACATGTGATAAAGATTTCCGACTAAGTGGTGACTTGAAAGTCCACATgagaacccacacaggtgagaaaccGTACGTTTGCCAAATCTGCGGCAAAGCATTCTGTGATATTTCAGCATGGAAAAGGCATGTGAGagtccacacaggtgagaagccataCCTCTGCAAGACCTGCGGGAAAAGATTTGGTTATATGTCAACACTGAAAACTCATATAagaatccacacaggtgagaagtcattttcatgcaaaacatgtgggagagctttcagaaacaatGGTGACTTGACAGTCCACATgagaacccacacaggtgagaagccgtatacctgcaaaacatgtgggagAGCTTTCAGACAGAGTGGTTACTTGACAGTCCACATgagaacccacacaggtgagatgCTGTAA